The Actinomycetota bacterium genomic sequence CGACCTCACCCTGACCCGCCGCAAGGCGGCCGAGGCGTTCCAGGCCGAGCAAGGGGTGGAGCTCGGCGTGAGGGGGGTGCTCGGAGAGGCGATAAAGGTGGCCTCGGGGCTCGAGGCCGCGGTCGAGGCCGTGTTGGGGGGCGCGCTCGACGCGCTCGTGGTCGGGGGCGCCCACCTCGCCGGAGCGGTCGAGAGGGCCGAGGAGAAGGGACGCGACGTGCTGCTGCTCCCGACGGTCGGGAGCGAGGGTTCGGGTGGGGGGTCCGTGCCCGGCGCCCGGGCGCTGGCTGCGGTCGTGGAGGCTCCCGGTTGGCTGCGGGGGACGGTCGACGCGCTTCTCGCTGGGGCCTGGCTGGTGGACGACTGGTCGGACGCCGTCCGCCTCGCGTCGTCGCACCCCGACGCGACGTTCGTGACCGCGTCCGGACGGATGCTGCGCCCCCGCGGCGTCTCCCGGCCCGCGCGGGCGACGGAGGAGCAGGGCGCCCTCGGGCTGACCGCGGCGCTCGAGCGGACGGAGGAGTCGATCAAGCGGGTGGACGCCGAGCGCTCGCGCTGGTCGACGAACCGGGACCGCAAGATGAAGGACCTCCAGCGCCTCGAGGGCGAGCTCGGGACGGCGCGGGCCACCCTGGCCGAGCTGGAGGGACGGATCGCAGCGGCGGCGGACCGCCTCCGCGAGCTCGCGGGGGAGGAGCACGCAGCCGGGTTGGAGCGCGACCTCGCGGCCCGGGACCGCGACGAGCGGATGCGTCGGGCGGAGGAGGCATCCTCGAAGCGGGAGGACCTCACCGTGCGCGCGGCGGTCCTGCGCGAGCAGGAGACCCAGACCGCGGACCGGGCGCGCGCCGCCTCCCAGCGACTGGTCGAGCTCGAGGAGCAGATGCGGCTCGCGTCCGAGGGCATGACCGATCTGCTGACGACGCGGGCGGAGCTGTCCGAACGGCTGCGGGGCGTCGAGCGGCAGCGGGCCGAGCTGCGGGCGGAGGAGTCCGTCGATACCGGTCCCCCCACCGACCCGGGCGACCTGGGGGCGGCCGAGCAGAACCTGCGCTCCACCGAGCTGCTGGTGGAGAAGGTGCAGGCCCGGGTGAGGGAGCTGCTCTCGGCCGAGGAGGAGGTCGAGGCCGAGCTGCGCACCGTGGGAGCCGAGATCGCCCAGCTCGAGGTGCAGGCGACCGCCCTCGAGCCGCGCGCGCTGAGGGTCACGGAGGTCATCGCCCGCTGCGACGTGAGGGCCGAGGAGATCGGCTCCCGGCTCGCGCGCGAGTTCGACCTCCCCCCGACGACGGCGAAGGCCGAGTTCCCGCTCGACGGGGACCCCGACGCCATGGGAGCCGAGGCTTCGCGGTTGGAGGCCGAGGTGCGTCGGATGGGACCGGTGAACCCGCTCGCGGCCACCGAGGTGGTGGAGCTCGAGGAGCGGAGGGCCTTCCTGGAGGCGCAGATCGAGGACCTGCGTTCGTCCAAGCGAGACCTGATGAAGCTCGTCCGGGCGGCCGAGGGGAGGATGAGGGAGCTGCTGGCCTCCGCCGTAGAGGACGCCGACGTCCGGTTCCGCGAGGTGGCCGCGCTGCTGTTCCCAGAGGGGGACGGCCGGCTGCGGCTGATGCCCGGCGACGGCGACGACCCGCTGACCGGGGGCATCGAGATCGAGGTCCGCCTCGGCCGGAAGGGCCACCGCAGGCTCGCGTTCCTGTCCGGAGGCGAGAAGGCGCTGGCCGGGCTCGGGTTCCTGTTCGCGCTACACCTGGCGCGTCCGACCCCGTTCCTGGTGCTCGACGAGGTGGACGCGCCCCTCGACGACGCCAACCTCGGCCGGTTCCTGCGGCTGCTCGACTCCCTGCGCACCCAGACCCAGGTGATCGTCGTCACCCACCAGAAGCGGACGATGGAGCGAGCGGACACGCTCGTCGGCGTCACGCTCAACCCGGACGGGACCTCCCGCGTGGTCACGCAGGCCCTGCACGAGCACGTGGGGGCCGACGCGCGATAGTCCGATGCGGGACGGGTAGAGTCTTCCCGCATGCCTGAGACCCTCGCCGGATCCCTGCTCGCGACGCTCGTGATCGCCGCGCTCGGCGGCGTCTCCGCCTACGTGCTGCGCCGATGGGGGGA encodes the following:
- the smc gene encoding chromosome segregation protein SMC, producing MHLRSVTLRGFKSFADRTVLELDRGLVAVVGPNGAGKSNLIDALIWSLGTLSARALRADKMEDVIFLGTSHRPQLGMAQVLLAFDNSSGAFPVDVAEVQVGRTLYRDGASEYSLNGATCRLLDVQELLSEAGIGRELHAVVAQGQVDDIVQASPEQLRSFVEEAAGISKHRRRAERAMRKIEQVEADIERANDLHNELKRQIRPLKAQAEQALRHHEVTTRLRELQIRLLVGELVTIEREREKAMSGREEAERELAAVRARLEEARSRRADAGARLEASRAEAAGMRRGLDALRAAQAGALRGVLILRERLNATPDVRRREAVAAKKEALDAEEISVRASLEAASDRIAERESRVADLRDQRLAAAEEADALTQQANAIRDELAAAEAEARSAEQTSITARAESRSAAERFDRATDRIGRLRQQADNVRSDIEQLDAESGRASLHVERLESERRDVAAAIEEADTKLRSLESQGAVLAGRMESLRVARDLTLTRRKAAEAFQAEQGVELGVRGVLGEAIKVASGLEAAVEAVLGGALDALVVGGAHLAGAVERAEEKGRDVLLLPTVGSEGSGGGSVPGARALAAVVEAPGWLRGTVDALLAGAWLVDDWSDAVRLASSHPDATFVTASGRMLRPRGVSRPARATEEQGALGLTAALERTEESIKRVDAERSRWSTNRDRKMKDLQRLEGELGTARATLAELEGRIAAAADRLRELAGEEHAAGLERDLAARDRDERMRRAEEASSKREDLTVRAAVLREQETQTADRARAASQRLVELEEQMRLASEGMTDLLTTRAELSERLRGVERQRAELRAEESVDTGPPTDPGDLGAAEQNLRSTELLVEKVQARVRELLSAEEEVEAELRTVGAEIAQLEVQATALEPRALRVTEVIARCDVRAEEIGSRLAREFDLPPTTAKAEFPLDGDPDAMGAEASRLEAEVRRMGPVNPLAATEVVELEERRAFLEAQIEDLRSSKRDLMKLVRAAEGRMRELLASAVEDADVRFREVAALLFPEGDGRLRLMPGDGDDPLTGGIEIEVRLGRKGHRRLAFLSGGEKALAGLGFLFALHLARPTPFLVLDEVDAPLDDANLGRFLRLLDSLRTQTQVIVVTHQKRTMERADTLVGVTLNPDGTSRVVTQALHEHVGADAR